A window of Armatimonadota bacterium contains these coding sequences:
- a CDS encoding VWA domain-containing protein: MEQTRIIPPGGDNGPDVRTRALDAATDKTAMAGVLRALDIECFPGNRYALSTEPSREHVLIQLKSAPGVMGRRLPLNIALVIDRSGSMEGEPLDYVKRACGYVVDLLEPTDILSIVTFAEQVDVIMPARRVINKALLKEHINRIEVGNTTNLYDGIVVGANQVMSAYSEGYLNRVLLFTDGEPTAGIKDFASIVGQVAEQKSRGITVTALGFGPEYNEELMAGIARQSGGNYYYISRPELIPEIFRRELESLMTITARNIRLRLGLSRWVQLRQIYGKQPSYGERYAEVNLVDMERGSAISVLCELEFAPRPAGIYRVMKAEVFYNDAVSNQNEVLSADIEFEFTPEKTLIPTGVNPIVKQELEVALASRNLEKTVMGMKTQQLSAMAATAELERTMNILLDQGRVQEAEEVKKAIDSVKRGGPDAEKTLVGTIYNLDRGKKK; this comes from the coding sequence ATGGAACAAACAAGGATTATCCCGCCTGGTGGCGATAACGGACCCGACGTACGAACAAGAGCTCTTGATGCCGCGACGGACAAAACTGCGATGGCTGGCGTACTTAGGGCGCTTGACATTGAATGTTTTCCCGGCAACCGATATGCCCTAAGTACTGAACCATCAAGGGAGCATGTTCTGATACAGCTAAAGTCAGCGCCTGGTGTGATGGGTCGCCGCTTGCCGCTAAACATAGCGCTTGTGATTGATAGGAGTGGCTCTATGGAGGGCGAGCCACTTGACTATGTAAAGCGGGCTTGTGGATATGTTGTTGACCTCCTTGAGCCAACTGACATACTCTCGATTGTCACTTTTGCTGAGCAGGTTGATGTTATCATGCCTGCTCGCCGAGTTATAAATAAAGCGCTTTTAAAGGAGCATATCAATCGCATTGAAGTTGGCAATACTACCAACCTATATGATGGAATCGTTGTCGGGGCTAATCAGGTTATGTCGGCATATTCTGAGGGATACCTGAACCGGGTGTTACTATTTACCGACGGCGAGCCAACCGCTGGTATAAAGGATTTTGCCTCAATAGTAGGCCAGGTTGCCGAACAGAAGAGTAGGGGTATTACAGTAACTGCTCTAGGTTTTGGCCCCGAATATAACGAAGAGTTGATGGCAGGAATTGCGCGGCAAAGTGGTGGAAACTACTACTACATTTCTCGTCCCGAACTAATTCCAGAAATCTTCCGCCGCGAGTTGGAAAGCTTAATGACAATCACAGCGCGCAATATACGCCTGCGTCTTGGTTTGTCGCGTTGGGTGCAATTACGCCAAATATATGGCAAACAGCCGTCGTATGGCGAACGCTACGCTGAGGTTAACTTAGTGGACATGGAGCGAGGAAGTGCAATATCAGTCCTCTGCGAGCTTGAGTTTGCGCCGCGACCGGCTGGTATCTATAGGGTTATGAAGGCTGAGGTCTTCTATAATGATGCCGTGAGCAATCAAAATGAAGTCTTGTCTGCCGATATTGAGTTTGAATTTACACCAGAAAAGACGCTGATTCCGACAGGGGTCAACCCTATTGTCAAACAAGAGCTTGAGGTAGCGCTTGCTTCAAGGAACCTGGAAAAGACGGTCATGGGAATGAAAACTCAACAACTCTCGGCGATGGCGGCGACAGCGGAGCTTGAGCGGACAATGAACATTCTACTTGACCAAGGTCGTGTGCAAGAGGCAGAGGAAGTAAAGAAAGCAATTGATTCTGTTAAGCGCGGCGGACCAGACGCAGAGAAGACCCTAGTTGGCACTATTTATAACCTGGACCGGGGGAAAAAGAAATAG
- a CDS encoding FHA domain-containing protein, translating into MSLNSKVILSFLASTFGALLAWVIVDFNPWYRLQPGPTIGTFMKQISEQWFVGAIFGTMVGLAIGYVNGLWAGSWPQMKRNLGWGAVVGFCGGILGLVFGQLFFGSLYVDPLSVPPLSVMRPFYFVWGIIVRAIGWALIGLFIGVVQGLPSGSKRAARHGAVGGLLGGFVGGTLFEIVPWILPPGTKNPGVVSRAISMTVTGASIGFFIGLVETLLKQAWIRVVQGRNEGKEYVISKPRTTIGRDELADIALFGDRNIAPLHAVIDVQQGRHILHDAGSPIGTLVNGQKVTQSVLKDGDIIEIGSMRLEFHEKATASKIPRQVDVPESPPSRPIPQAPGICPFCGGKKDPNTGLCDCSIGALPTSQTISAPTGTGPRLVGISGPYAGQSFILALDTPTTIGREPGRSIQLPMDTTVSRKHARIVNEGGTFVVYDEGSSNGTVVNGMRVNRQELAPGDVIAFGASQFRFEQ; encoded by the coding sequence ATGTCGCTTAATTCGAAAGTCATATTAAGTTTCCTAGCATCTACGTTTGGTGCGCTTTTAGCATGGGTTATTGTTGACTTCAACCCATGGTATCGGCTTCAGCCCGGCCCGACCATTGGCACGTTTATGAAGCAAATTTCCGAACAATGGTTTGTTGGAGCTATTTTTGGAACAATGGTTGGGCTTGCAATAGGTTATGTCAACGGTCTGTGGGCAGGAAGCTGGCCGCAGATGAAGAGAAACCTCGGCTGGGGGGCGGTTGTCGGCTTCTGCGGTGGTATATTAGGTCTTGTTTTTGGACAGCTCTTTTTTGGAAGCCTCTATGTAGACCCGCTTTCTGTGCCGCCGCTTTCTGTTATGCGGCCTTTCTATTTCGTTTGGGGTATTATCGTACGTGCGATTGGTTGGGCCTTGATTGGTTTATTTATCGGAGTTGTTCAGGGGTTGCCTTCTGGTTCGAAACGGGCAGCACGCCATGGTGCAGTCGGAGGCTTGCTTGGTGGTTTTGTCGGTGGCACACTATTTGAGATTGTTCCATGGATTTTGCCACCCGGAACGAAAAATCCGGGCGTTGTAAGCAGAGCCATCAGCATGACGGTTACCGGCGCATCCATTGGCTTTTTTATAGGACTAGTTGAAACTCTTCTTAAACAAGCGTGGATTCGTGTAGTTCAAGGTAGGAACGAAGGCAAAGAGTACGTTATTTCAAAGCCTAGAACAACTATTGGACGAGATGAGCTTGCGGATATTGCATTGTTCGGCGATAGGAATATTGCTCCTTTGCATGCGGTAATCGATGTCCAGCAGGGAAGGCATATCCTGCATGATGCAGGAAGCCCAATTGGTACGCTAGTCAATGGGCAAAAAGTCACTCAAAGTGTGCTCAAAGATGGAGATATTATCGAAATTGGTTCGATGCGCCTAGAATTTCATGAAAAGGCTACTGCATCTAAGATTCCACGGCAAGTTGATGTTCCGGAAAGTCCTCCTTCCAGGCCGATTCCGCAGGCGCCAGGCATATGTCCATTCTGCGGAGGCAAGAAGGATCCAAATACGGGATTATGCGATTGTTCAATTGGAGCTTTACCCACTTCTCAGACAATTTCAGCTCCTACGGGTACTGGCCCGAGACTGGTTGGAATTAGTGGTCCATATGCTGGGCAGTCGTTCATTTTGGCTTTGGATACACCTACAACTATTGGGCGCGAGCCTGGGCGCAGCATTCAACTTCCAATGGACACAACTGTCTCGCGCAAACACGCACGAATAGTAAACGAAGGCGGCACTTTCGTCGTATATGACGAAGGGAGCTCAAATGGCACGGTTGTAAATGGCATGCGAGTTAACCGTCAGGAGTTAGCGCCGGGAGATGTTATAGCATTTGGGGCCTCGCAATTCAGGTTTGAGCAATGA
- a CDS encoding FHA domain-containing protein — MRAIIILVLIFSVSAAFAVTAPITVPSAGEYYYWFSYTDAKGNVIQTTPRSFKDKRATAELPLVKDAVPKCKLYVLDGKSGNEAVIEIEPKKDEPLKFDLKPGDFNKVRRVEITVLGAETGRPAAACIVKLEDSEKKVQVQTLDPMAEGVATFLDVASGTARVTVKYGEDRMSSQDIDIPLDREELTARISVPVVGDIDTIQTAEPTKETENGKKAAEDAPQRVGNRLDWLTGFIGLVLFGVIVYSAYVLMRNRGARFQEILRKMGVEIQPDQVPPGTSQTQSQAPPVDPTVCPFCGGKKDPNTGACACTVGVPGIAAVQDAGSGPRLIATQGPYVGSIYQILTNEVTIGRDEGNSIAFAQDPTTSRKHAKITSEGNTYKIIDLGSSNGTFVNGIKVTERILSAGDEIQIGSNKLRFET; from the coding sequence TTGCGTGCTATCATAATCTTGGTATTAATTTTCTCAGTTTCTGCTGCCTTTGCCGTGACGGCGCCGATAACTGTCCCCTCTGCAGGTGAATACTACTACTGGTTTTCCTATACCGATGCAAAGGGTAATGTAATCCAGACAACGCCGAGAAGCTTTAAAGATAAAAGGGCGACAGCTGAACTGCCGCTTGTAAAGGATGCCGTTCCAAAGTGCAAGCTTTATGTGCTAGATGGCAAGTCTGGCAATGAGGCGGTAATTGAAATCGAGCCTAAGAAAGACGAGCCATTGAAGTTTGACCTCAAACCGGGCGACTTTAACAAAGTGCGGCGTGTCGAAATAACCGTCTTGGGTGCAGAAACAGGCAGGCCTGCTGCCGCTTGTATCGTAAAGCTGGAGGATAGCGAGAAGAAAGTACAAGTTCAGACTCTTGATCCAATGGCCGAAGGGGTAGCCACGTTTCTTGATGTTGCCTCAGGCACTGCAAGAGTTACCGTTAAATATGGCGAAGACCGAATGTCAAGCCAGGATATTGATATTCCTTTAGACCGCGAGGAACTCACAGCTCGTATAAGTGTCCCAGTGGTTGGCGACATTGACACTATCCAGACGGCTGAGCCAACGAAGGAGACAGAAAATGGCAAAAAAGCTGCAGAGGATGCTCCGCAACGTGTTGGAAACCGATTGGATTGGCTTACCGGATTTATTGGCTTGGTGTTATTCGGAGTGATAGTCTATAGTGCATATGTGCTAATGCGTAATCGAGGTGCGCGTTTCCAAGAAATTCTTCGTAAGATGGGTGTGGAAATTCAACCAGACCAGGTCCCACCAGGCACTAGTCAAACTCAATCGCAGGCGCCGCCAGTTGACCCAACGGTGTGTCCGTTTTGCGGTGGGAAGAAGGACCCAAATACTGGAGCATGTGCCTGCACTGTCGGCGTGCCCGGCATAGCGGCAGTGCAAGATGCTGGCTCAGGACCCAGGTTAATTGCTACTCAAGGTCCATATGTGGGAAGCATTTATCAGATTTTGACTAATGAAGTTACAATCGGGCGTGATGAAGGCAACAGCATTGCTTTTGCGCAGGACCCTACAACCTCGCGCAAACATGCAAAAATTACAAGCGAAGGTAATACGTATAAGATTATTGACCTAGGTTCATCGAACGGGACATTTGTGAATGGAATCAAAGTAACCGAGCGTATACTGAGCGCCGGTGATGAGATTCAGATTGGAAGCAATAAGCTAAGGTTTGAGACGTAA
- a CDS encoding FHA domain-containing protein, with translation MEIDQPQTEKTMVAQPAPVEATIIGTPIKCPVCGMENNPSEKYCGDCGFLLSMVPADATPIKDLSAFPKLVDKIRGREFFLHSGENAVGREAADILLEDPTVSRRHAIITFDESGCWVEDIGSTNGTFVNGRKVEKGEKIQIGDGAELKFGGSVLILNLPQVAPGVAEEASAIGEGTTAEAEAEQAEEAQTQLEKADEIASEQEKPVARLVVVSDPTKVFEIKPGVNDIGRRSSAAVPITFDGYVSSIHADLIAEADGFFITDMGSTNGTFVNGVRISPGMRSALSNGDEITVGMTTLRFEIFSAEGEPASSDTQPKLPEGNE, from the coding sequence ATGGAAATAGACCAGCCACAAACTGAAAAAACAATGGTTGCACAGCCTGCTCCAGTGGAAGCTACTATAATCGGCACGCCGATAAAATGCCCTGTGTGCGGTATGGAAAACAACCCAAGCGAGAAGTATTGTGGTGACTGTGGGTTTTTACTTTCGATGGTTCCCGCCGATGCTACGCCAATCAAGGACTTGTCAGCTTTTCCTAAACTTGTGGATAAGATACGGGGACGCGAATTTTTCCTCCACTCCGGTGAAAATGCCGTCGGACGTGAGGCTGCGGATATTCTTCTCGAAGATCCAACCGTTTCCAGGCGTCATGCCATAATCACATTTGACGAATCAGGTTGCTGGGTGGAGGATATTGGAAGCACAAATGGCACGTTTGTGAATGGACGAAAGGTAGAAAAAGGCGAGAAAATTCAGATAGGCGATGGTGCGGAACTCAAATTCGGGGGTTCAGTGCTAATCTTAAATCTTCCTCAAGTTGCCCCAGGAGTTGCGGAAGAAGCCTCTGCCATTGGTGAGGGAACGACAGCCGAAGCAGAAGCCGAGCAGGCTGAAGAAGCTCAAACTCAGTTAGAAAAGGCTGATGAAATCGCTTCTGAGCAGGAGAAACCTGTGGCGCGTCTTGTCGTTGTTTCCGACCCCACCAAGGTTTTTGAAATAAAACCTGGAGTAAATGACATCGGCCGACGATCAAGCGCAGCTGTTCCTATCACATTCGATGGATATGTATCTAGTATTCATGCGGACCTTATTGCAGAGGCCGATGGGTTTTTTATAACAGATATGGGCAGTACTAATGGCACGTTTGTAAATGGAGTAAGAATTTCACCTGGCATGCGCAGTGCGCTTTCAAACGGCGATGAAATAACCGTAGGAATGACTACATTGCGCTTTGAAATCTTTTCAGCAGAAGGAGAGCCAGCAAGCTCTGATACTCAGCCGAAATTGCCCGAAGGTAATGAATGA
- a CDS encoding class I SAM-dependent methyltransferase translates to MSEKEYADYSEIASCFDIGRRLPEEAIAQWVNLIQRRGRLEKSSLCLDLGCGTGRFAIPLREITGAYVIGADLSAEMLKHAASKPGAEKVMWVRCDAELAAFRDGIFQCVFMSFLLHHVNNMRRVLSECRRLLNPGGVCLIRTTAHEQMDTMPVYRFFPKAYEIDRRRLPSVDIIEEELRRAGFQNVWHETVTQELVSSVEAYLDKVRNKNISALTLISEEDFAEGLARMEAHFREVGPEISLAEVRTEELTLIGAE, encoded by the coding sequence ATGAGTGAAAAGGAATATGCTGACTATTCGGAAATTGCCAGCTGTTTTGATATCGGCAGGAGGCTTCCCGAAGAGGCAATCGCACAATGGGTAAATTTAATTCAAAGGCGAGGCCGTCTTGAAAAGAGTTCATTGTGTTTGGATTTGGGATGCGGTACAGGTCGGTTTGCTATTCCGCTTAGAGAGATTACAGGTGCATATGTGATAGGCGCCGACCTTTCAGCCGAAATGCTAAAGCATGCGGCCAGCAAGCCTGGCGCTGAAAAAGTAATGTGGGTTAGATGTGATGCTGAGCTTGCGGCTTTTCGGGATGGAATCTTCCAATGTGTGTTCATGTCGTTTTTACTGCATCACGTTAACAATATGAGACGGGTGCTTTCGGAGTGCCGGCGGTTGCTAAACCCCGGGGGAGTCTGCCTGATTCGCACAACGGCCCATGAGCAGATGGATACCATGCCGGTCTATCGTTTCTTTCCGAAGGCATACGAGATTGATCGCAGACGCCTGCCTTCAGTTGACATTATAGAAGAAGAGCTCCGCCGTGCGGGTTTCCAGAATGTTTGGCATGAGACCGTCACCCAAGAGCTGGTTTCAAGCGTTGAAGCATATCTCGACAAAGTGCGAAATAAAAATATCTCTGCTTTGACGCTTATAAGTGAGGAAGATTTTGCCGAAGGTCTTGCGCGAATGGAAGCGCATTTCAGGGAGGTTGGCCCCGAGATTAGCCTTGCCGAGGTTAGAACAGAGGAGCTGACATTAATAGGGGCTGAATAA
- a CDS encoding serine/threonine-protein kinase translates to MATNTLGHYQIVREIGRSNDIVYEAIDTRINRRVALKELVIPPNLTGQQRRERIERFYREARAAGSLTHPNIVTIYEAGEDQGRHFIAMEYLEGQSLRNILEIEGQISVDRAIEIISQVCDGLAFAHSKRVIHRDIKPDNIHILPSGLVKITDFGIARLMEEPSLTANGQVFGTPSYMSPEQIAGKQLDHRTDIFSLGIVIYEMLTGKKPFTGDSVVTITYNIMNQDVVIPPTIPPFMANVIRRCLAKDPNMRYQSAEEIKADLNPSAYQQPVAQPDPFGSTVGMPGGWYGGPQTPPIPPLPTGDQLGGSKPDDIVLPKLPSKPLLSPEAKYFLKVMFAVLFACAVVVAFIWAFSAAYQGYQRQFRQQEIQVLLDAGKRYFDSESYLAAIQEWSKALKLAGDPDVAKAIRRNIAACYLRLGNQAEQGGDYTRAITFYQQALVYDKEYADAHLFLGDLLRRVGREDEALSEFETVVKLEPSSEAGSVARQHAAVIYVTRGDEAYKNGDVEGAVAWWRKAVKIAPGTDVGDQAQARIDNVVNGG, encoded by the coding sequence GTGGCTACGAATACACTTGGTCATTACCAAATTGTTCGCGAGATTGGAAGAAGCAATGATATAGTCTACGAGGCGATAGATACGAGAATCAACCGCCGCGTAGCGCTGAAGGAACTTGTCATACCTCCAAACCTCACAGGTCAGCAGAGAAGAGAACGGATAGAGCGGTTTTACCGCGAAGCACGTGCCGCAGGATCGCTTACACATCCAAATATCGTAACTATCTACGAGGCAGGTGAAGACCAGGGCAGGCATTTTATTGCCATGGAATATCTGGAGGGTCAATCCCTGCGCAACATCCTCGAAATCGAAGGCCAAATTTCTGTTGACCGCGCCATTGAAATAATCTCTCAGGTTTGTGATGGCCTTGCTTTTGCTCATTCGAAGCGAGTTATCCATCGCGATATAAAACCCGACAATATACATATTCTCCCTTCCGGCCTGGTCAAAATAACCGACTTCGGAATTGCTCGCCTAATGGAGGAGCCCTCATTAACTGCTAATGGCCAGGTTTTCGGTACGCCTAGCTATATGTCACCTGAGCAGATTGCTGGAAAGCAATTAGACCATCGGACGGATATATTCTCGCTTGGCATAGTGATATACGAAATGCTGACGGGAAAGAAGCCGTTCACTGGGGATTCAGTTGTTACAATTACTTACAACATTATGAACCAGGATGTTGTCATTCCCCCGACGATTCCACCCTTCATGGCTAATGTAATTCGGCGTTGTCTTGCTAAAGACCCCAATATGCGATATCAATCTGCCGAAGAAATAAAAGCTGACCTCAACCCTTCGGCATATCAACAACCAGTCGCACAGCCAGATCCATTCGGCTCTACGGTTGGAATGCCTGGTGGTTGGTATGGCGGTCCTCAGACTCCCCCAATACCTCCACTGCCAACAGGTGACCAGCTTGGTGGTTCAAAGCCAGACGATATTGTCTTGCCAAAGCTCCCATCGAAGCCGCTTCTTTCGCCCGAAGCGAAATATTTCTTAAAAGTGATGTTCGCAGTCCTTTTCGCCTGCGCTGTAGTGGTCGCGTTTATTTGGGCATTTTCAGCCGCTTATCAGGGGTATCAAAGACAATTTCGCCAGCAGGAGATTCAAGTGCTCTTGGACGCAGGGAAGAGGTATTTTGATTCCGAGAGTTATCTTGCTGCTATCCAGGAATGGAGCAAGGCGCTGAAATTGGCAGGCGACCCAGATGTAGCCAAAGCCATTAGGCGAAACATTGCGGCGTGCTATCTGCGGCTTGGAAACCAAGCTGAGCAAGGCGGCGACTACACTCGGGCGATTACGTTTTACCAGCAAGCGCTCGTTTATGATAAAGAGTACGCTGACGCCCACCTTTTTCTTGGCGACTTGCTGAGGCGCGTTGGCCGAGAGGATGAAGCACTCTCTGAGTTCGAGACTGTTGTTAAGCTCGAGCCATCAAGTGAGGCGGGGTCAGTTGCAAGGCAACATGCAGCAGTCATATACGTTACTCGTGGTGACGAAGCCTACAAAAATGGCGATGTTGAAGGTGCAGTAGCATGGTGGCGGAAAGCAGTTAAGATAGCTCCTGGTACGGATGTCGGTGACCAAGCCCAAGCTAGGATTGACAATGTGGTAAACGGAGGATAA
- a CDS encoding Stp1/IreP family PP2C-type Ser/Thr phosphatase, with protein MTMEQMEITARIDTGDLIQGWANKKGLKPGVIVSTRLGAKTDLGLIRENNEDKFEFFEPEEPELLAAKGLFYAVADGMGGHASGQIASELALKMIIRNYYTDFSEDIEQSLEAAFKAANAYIYDVGQSIPERSGMGTTCTAAVIREGKLHIAHVGDSRAYMIRSGKIRQLTQDHSWVAEQVQRGAMTEEEAMMSPFRNVITRSLGVTPDVEVDFYQEELKKGDVILMCSDGLSGYVSDAEILEIVSEASPALAALKLVDRANGHGGGDNITVLIVSIKSIDKCGSKRKISRLFDR; from the coding sequence ATGACGATGGAGCAGATGGAGATTACTGCAAGAATTGATACCGGAGATTTAATACAAGGTTGGGCTAATAAGAAAGGTTTAAAACCAGGCGTAATAGTTAGCACACGACTCGGGGCAAAAACCGACCTTGGGCTGATTCGCGAGAATAACGAAGACAAGTTCGAGTTCTTCGAACCTGAGGAGCCCGAGCTTCTTGCGGCAAAGGGATTGTTCTATGCGGTGGCGGATGGCATGGGTGGCCATGCGTCTGGCCAAATCGCTAGTGAACTTGCCCTTAAGATGATAATCAGGAACTACTATACTGATTTTTCTGAAGACATAGAGCAGAGTCTAGAGGCGGCATTTAAAGCGGCAAATGCATACATCTACGATGTTGGTCAGAGCATTCCTGAGCGGTCTGGGATGGGGACAACATGTACGGCAGCGGTGATTCGGGAAGGGAAACTTCACATTGCACACGTTGGCGATAGCCGCGCATACATGATTCGAAGCGGCAAGATTCGCCAGCTTACGCAAGACCATTCTTGGGTTGCGGAGCAGGTACAGCGTGGAGCAATGACAGAAGAAGAAGCGATGATGTCGCCATTTAGAAATGTCATCACTAGATCGCTTGGGGTGACTCCTGATGTCGAGGTAGATTTTTACCAGGAAGAGCTTAAAAAAGGCGATGTCATCCTTATGTGTTCTGATGGTCTTTCGGGGTATGTTTCGGATGCCGAGATATTAGAGATAGTTTCAGAAGCAAGCCCTGCGCTGGCGGCGCTGAAGTTAGTAGACCGTGCGAATGGGCACGGCGGTGGTGACAACATTACCGTGCTAATTGTTAGCATCAAAAGCATAGACAAATGTGGTAGCAAGCGTAAAATCAGTAGATTGTTTGATAGGTAG
- the hisC gene encoding histidinol-phosphate transaminase: protein MAISDLVGENIQRLKPYSPGKPIEEVEREYGITDIIKLASNENPLGPSPKAVEAMKKAVENVALYPDGSCFSLKKALAKHWGVSEDEVLPGNGSDELIHYIGVTFLSPGDEVIQADPSFVRYESAAILNNCECIMVPLKNFTHDLDAMGDRITERTRLIFVANPNNPTGTAVTHKDAERLISRLPKRVIAVFDEAYYEYVESPEFPRMLEFVKAGANVIVLRTFSKIYGLAGLRVGYAIARPEIIQCLNQVREPFNVNSVAQIGAIASLSDPEQVERSRRCNSEGKRYLYREFEEMGLPYTPTEANFVWVDLKRDSRQVFTELLKRGVIVRTGDIFGYPTYIRVTIGTESENKRFIETLRTVLFG, encoded by the coding sequence ATGGCTATAAGTGACCTTGTTGGAGAGAATATACAGCGATTAAAACCCTATTCACCTGGTAAGCCAATTGAAGAAGTAGAGCGCGAGTATGGCATTACCGATATTATTAAGCTCGCTTCGAATGAGAACCCACTTGGTCCTTCTCCGAAGGCTGTAGAAGCCATGAAGAAAGCCGTGGAGAATGTTGCACTATACCCCGATGGAAGCTGCTTCAGCCTAAAGAAGGCGCTTGCCAAGCACTGGGGCGTAAGCGAAGACGAGGTGCTTCCAGGAAATGGGTCAGATGAACTAATCCACTATATTGGCGTGACGTTTCTTTCACCAGGTGATGAAGTAATCCAAGCTGACCCGTCATTTGTGCGCTATGAATCTGCAGCAATCCTGAATAATTGCGAATGCATCATGGTGCCGCTCAAGAACTTCACACATGACCTAGATGCAATGGGTGACCGAATTACCGAGCGCACGCGGCTCATATTCGTCGCAAACCCAAATAATCCAACAGGGACGGCGGTTACGCATAAAGATGCCGAACGACTTATATCGCGGTTGCCAAAACGCGTTATTGCAGTGTTTGATGAGGCCTATTATGAATATGTTGAGAGCCCTGAATTCCCGAGGATGTTGGAGTTCGTGAAAGCTGGAGCCAATGTTATCGTGTTGCGGACTTTCTCGAAAATATATGGGCTTGCTGGCCTCAGAGTTGGTTATGCAATAGCAAGGCCAGAGATAATTCAGTGTTTGAATCAAGTTCGTGAACCATTCAACGTAAACAGCGTTGCCCAAATTGGTGCGATTGCCAGTCTTAGCGATCCAGAACAAGTTGAACGTAGCCGACGGTGCAATTCCGAGGGCAAGCGATACTTATACCGCGAATTTGAGGAAATGGGCCTTCCATATACGCCTACTGAAGCAAACTTCGTCTGGGTAGACCTTAAACGTGATTCTCGCCAGGTGTTTACAGAGCTCCTAAAGAGAGGTGTCATTGTACGAACCGGCGATATATTTGGTTACCCAACTTACATTCGGGTTACCATTGGCACCGAGTCGGAGAATAAAAGGTTTATTGAAACTTTGCGAACAGTTCTGTTTGGCTAA